In Primulina huaijiensis isolate GDHJ02 chromosome 16, ASM1229523v2, whole genome shotgun sequence, a single genomic region encodes these proteins:
- the LOC140960721 gene encoding DNA topoisomerase 6 subunit A-like, producing the protein MATMADTKKRRRATSDSDSDSDSDSDPVQFKSKLKPDSTILQTLRTLKSAASTSAASTKPLGLSDLNLSTTCREVSDLPLSSVQSTIESLVLSLAHSILSGNGFSFSVPSRSAANQLYVPELDRIVLKDKSSARPFAAVSSVRKATITTRILQLVHQLCLKSIHVTKRDLFYTDVKLFQDQTQSDAILDDVSCILGCTRSSLNVVAAEKGVVVGRLIFSDNGDMIDCTKMGMGGKAIPPNIDRVGDMQSDALFVLLVEKDAAYMRLAEDRFYNRFPCIIVTAKGQPDVATRLFLRKMKMELKLPVLALVDSDPYGLKILSVYMCGSKNMSYDSANLTTPDIKWLGIRPSDLDKYKIPEQCRLPMTEQDIKTGKDLLEEDFVKKNPGWVEELNLMVKSKQKAEIQALSTFGFQYLTEVYLPLKLQQKDWL; encoded by the coding sequence ATGGCAACAATGGCGGACACGAAAAAGCGCCGCCGTGCAACCTCCGACTCCGACTCTGACTCTGACTCTGACTCGGACCCGGTTCAATTCAAATCCAAGCTTAAACCCGACTCCACCATCCTCCAAACACTTCGAACTCTGAAGTCAGCTGCGTCCACCTCCGCGGCCTCAACGAAACCCCTTGGCCTCTCCGACCTCAACCTCTCCACAACCTGCCGTGAAGTCTCGGACCTCCCTCTTTCATCCGTTCAATCGACCATCGAATCCCTCGTCCTCTCTCTCGCACACTCCATTCTCTCCGGCAACGGATTCTCCTTCTCAGTGCCATCTCGCTCCGCCGCCAACCAGCTCTACGTTCCCGAGCTCGATCGTATCGTGCTTAAAGACAAATCATCCGCTCGGCCATTCGCCGCCGTCTCCAGCGTCCGGAAAGCCACCATCACAACTCGTATTCTCCAGCTCGTCCATCAGCTGTGTCTGAAGAGCATCCATGTTACCAAGCGTGATCTCTTCTACACCGATGTCAAGCTCTTCCAAGATCAGACCCAGTCCGACGCCATACTCGATGATGTCTCCTGCATTCTTGGATGCACGAGGTCAAGCCTCAATGTGGTTGCTGCGGAAAAAGGGGTGGTTGTTGGGAGGCTGATATTTAGTGATAATGGCGACATGATTGATTGCACCAAAATGGGAATGGGAGGAAAAGCCATACCTCCCAATATAGATAGAGTTGGGGATATGCAGAGTGATGCATTGTTTGTCCTCCTAGTGGAGAAAGATGCTGCGTACATGAGGTTGGCCGAGGATAGGTTTTACAATAGGTTTCCTTGTATAATTGTCACCGCTAAAGGCCAGCCAGATGTGGCAACAAGATTGTTCTTGAGGAAAATGAAGATGGAATTGAAGTTGCCTGTGTTGGCATTGGTGGATAGCGATCCATACGGACTAAAGATTCTGTCCGTCTACATGTGTGGTTCCAAGAACATGTCGTATGACAGTGCAAACTTGACGACCCCGGACATAAAATGGTTGGGAATACGTCCCAGTGATCttgataagtacaagattccgGAGCAATGTAGGTTGCCTATGACAGAGCAGGATATCAAAACTGGTAAAGATTTATTGGAGGAGgattttgtgaagaagaatCCCGGGTGGGTGGAAGAGTTGAATTTGATGGTGAAGTCGAAGCAGAAGGCCGAGATTCAGGCTCTGAGCACTTTTGGGTTTCAGTATCTCACCGAGGTTTACTTGCCACTAAAGTTGCAACAGAAGGATTGGCTCTAA